Proteins from a single region of Bactrocera neohumeralis isolate Rockhampton unplaced genomic scaffold, APGP_CSIRO_Bneo_wtdbg2-racon-allhic-juicebox.fasta_v2 cluster10, whole genome shotgun sequence:
- the LOC126765371 gene encoding uncharacterized protein LOC126765371, with product MDTQMDNQHMRTKTERTTQEQLQHYIMFCKQHPELQRGKLFPTNPQGLQILWSELAENLNALRGPTRSVAKWRESLMHWKHQLRSRARKLKAHAQATGGGPPINGMTEFEEQTITTFGAAAVDGLPGVATLGHQLKLQLPRQQSHRLLQLFLFFP from the exons atggaCACACAAATGGATAATCagcatat GCGTACAAAAACGGAAAGGACAACTCAGGAGCAGCTGCAACATTACATAATGTTTTGCAAGCAGCATCCTGAGTTGCAACGGGGGAAGCTATTTCCGACCAACCCTCAAGGGCTGCAAATACTTTGGTCGGAGTTAGCAGAAAATTTAAATGCCTTAAGAGGTCCAACTCGGTCGGTAGCCAAGTGGAGGGAG TCCTTAATGCATTGGAAACATCAGTTGCGATCGCGAGCGCGCAAACTGAAGGCACATGCGCAAGCGACTGGTGGAGGCCCTCCGATAAATGGAATGACTGAATTCGAGGAGCAAACAATTACAACTTTTGGGGCAGCAGCGGTGGATGGATTGCCGGGTGTTGCGACTTTGGGTCACCag CTCAAGCTCCAGCTTCCTCGCCAACAGTCGCATCGCCTGCTCCAGCTTTTCCTGTTCtttccataa